A genomic region of Balaenoptera ricei isolate mBalRic1 chromosome 21, mBalRic1.hap2, whole genome shotgun sequence contains the following coding sequences:
- the ING2 gene encoding inhibitor of growth protein 2 produces the protein MLGQQQQQLYSSAALLTGERSRLLTCYVQDYLECVESLPHDMQRNVSVLRELDNKYQETLKEIDDVYEKYKKEDDSNQKKRLQQHLQRALINSQELGDEKIQIVTQMLELVENRARQMELHSQCFQDPAESERASDKAKMDSSQPERSSRRPRRQRTSESRDLCHMTNGIEDCDDQPPKEKKSKSAKKKKRSKAKQEREASPVEFAIDPNEPTYCLCNQVSYGEMIGCDNEQCPIEWFHFSCVSLTYKPKGKWYCPKCRGDNEKTMDKSTEKTKKERRSR, from the exons ATGTTagggcagcagcaacagcaactcTACTCGTCGGCCGCGCTCCTGACGGGGGAGCGGAGCCGGCTCCTCACCTGCTATGTGCAGGACTACCTCGAGTGCGTGGAGTCGCTGCCCCACGACATGCAGAGGAACGTGTCCGTGCTGCGAGAGCTGGACAACAAATATCAAG aaaCATTAAAGGAAATTGATGATGTctatgaaaaatataagaaagaagatGATTCAAACCAGAAAAAACGCCTCCAGCAGCATCTCCAGAGAGCATTAATCAATAGTCAAGAATTGGGAGATGAAAAAATTCAGATTGTCACACAGATGCTCGAATTGGTGGAAAATCGGGCAAGGCAAATGGAGCTACATTCACAGTGTTTTCAAGATCCTGCTGAAAGTGAGCGAGCCTCAGATAAAGCAAAGATGGATTCCAGCCAACCAGAACGATCTTCGAGAAGACCCCGCCGACAGCGAACCAGTGAAAGCCGTGATCTGTGTCACATGACGAATGGGATTGAAGACTGTGATGATCAGCCAcctaaagaaaagaaatccaagtcagccaagaaaaagaaacGTTCCAAGGCCAAGCAGGAAAGGGAAGCTTCACCTGTCGAGTTTGCAATAGATCCCAATGAACCTACATATTGTTTATGTAACCAAGTGTCTTATGGGGAAATGATCGGATGTGACAATGAACAGTGTCCAATTGAATGGTTTCACTTTTCATGTGTTTCACTTACCTAtaaaccaaaggggaaatggtatTGCCCAAAGTGCAGGGGAGATAATGAGAAAACGATGGACAAAAGTactgaaaagacaaagaaggagagAAGATCGAGGTAG